One window from the genome of Pseudomonas fluorescens encodes:
- the yiaY gene encoding L-threonine dehydrogenase → MSSTFFIPAVNIMGLGCLDEAMTAIRNYGFRKALIVTDVGLAKAGVASKVAELLALQDIDSVIFDGAKPNPSIANVELGLGLLMENRCDFVVSLGGGSPHDCAKGIALCATNGGQISDYEGVDRSSKPQLPLIAINTTAGTASEMTRFCIITDETRHVKMAIVDRNVTPLMSVNDPALMVAMPKGLTAATGMDALTHAIEAYVSTAANPITDACALKAMTLISDNLRLAVRDGNDLVARENMAYAQFLAGMAFNNASLGFVHAMAHQLGGFYDLPHGVCNAVLLPHVQSFNASVCAARLSDVAHAMGADTRGFSPEEGAREAIATIRSLAHDVDIPAGLRDLGVRLNDVPLLAANALKDACGLTNPRAADQRQIEEIFRSAF, encoded by the coding sequence ATGAGCAGTACTTTTTTCATTCCCGCCGTGAACATCATGGGGCTGGGTTGCCTGGATGAAGCGATGACCGCCATCCGCAACTACGGCTTTCGCAAGGCGCTGATCGTCACCGACGTGGGGCTGGCCAAGGCCGGCGTCGCCAGCAAGGTGGCCGAACTGCTGGCGTTGCAGGACATCGATTCGGTGATTTTCGACGGTGCCAAGCCCAACCCGAGCATTGCCAATGTCGAGCTCGGCCTGGGTTTGTTGATGGAGAACCGGTGCGATTTCGTGGTGTCCCTGGGCGGCGGTTCCCCCCACGATTGCGCCAAGGGCATCGCGTTGTGTGCCACCAACGGCGGGCAGATCAGTGACTATGAAGGCGTCGACCGTTCGAGCAAGCCGCAATTGCCGCTGATCGCCATCAACACCACGGCCGGCACCGCCAGCGAAATGACCCGCTTTTGCATCATCACCGACGAGACACGCCACGTGAAAATGGCCATTGTCGATCGCAACGTGACCCCGCTGATGTCGGTGAACGACCCGGCGCTGATGGTGGCGATGCCCAAGGGCCTGACGGCTGCCACTGGCATGGATGCGCTGACCCACGCGATCGAGGCTTATGTGTCCACCGCAGCCAATCCGATTACCGATGCCTGCGCCCTGAAGGCCATGACCCTGATCAGCGACAACCTGCGCCTGGCCGTGCGCGACGGCAACGATCTGGTGGCGCGGGAAAACATGGCCTACGCGCAGTTTCTCGCGGGGATGGCGTTCAACAATGCGTCGTTGGGGTTCGTGCACGCCATGGCCCATCAGCTGGGTGGTTTTTACGACTTGCCTCATGGCGTGTGCAACGCAGTGTTGTTGCCCCATGTACAGAGTTTCAACGCCTCGGTGTGCGCCGCTCGCCTGAGCGACGTGGCCCATGCCATGGGCGCCGATACACGTGGCTTCAGCCCGGAAGAGGGGGCCCGGGAAGCTATTGCGACGATCCGCAGCCTGGCCCATGACGTGGACATTCCGGCCGGTTTGCGTGACTTGGGCGTGCGCCTCAACGACGTGCCGTTGCTGGCCGCCAACGCCTTGAAAGACGCGTGCGGCCTGACCAACCCACGGGCGGCGGACCAGCGGCAGATCGAAGAGATTTTCCGCAGCGCGTTCTAA